From Candoia aspera isolate rCanAsp1 chromosome 8, rCanAsp1.hap2, whole genome shotgun sequence, a single genomic window includes:
- the MTTP gene encoding microsomal triglyceride transfer protein large subunit: MISNMIICSLYKPGMVLLTVLFPCIISTYSASVKGHNTGPRINNDKLYKFAYSTQVLIDRVKSLPQESVGYRISSEVDVNLVWRNPNNDDDQLIKIAITDVTIENVNERPITKDIFRQKNSDKLFEEEHLAALKRPVFLHWIRGKIKNFYCYEDEPPVIKNLKRGLASLFQIQLNSGAASEIDICGKCNVTYQAHQNQITKIKALNSCKLERPSVTSYDQLFEVKKKSTSALIYILEDTFIKSVRAEENHIFNLKSLQHIDAKVVSKQKLELKSTEAGPRMKAGKQAASIIKALDSNYVAISLVADPVSHECKSCPSLFQQWIAIRKKLEPENLSKADAAKGFLAFIKNLKKATKEEIFQLLRNENNTEILPQLVDAVASTHTSASLEAMLDFLDFKNKTGSLLQERFLYASGFASHPNELLLRSLINTYRSPIGNGEIREMVIIIAGALIRKLCNVGGCKLPAVVEAKKLIFQGLNRANKADDVKMFLLALKNALLPEAVPMLLKYAESGEGPISNIAVTALQRYDHSSITTEVKKTMNRIYHQNYKVHEKTVRTTAAAIIFSSNPSFMEVKNLLLSIGELPLEMNKYMLSLVQDILRFEMPASKTIRKVLKDVLIHNYDRFSKMGSSSAFSGYLTRGRDLSSTYSLDILYSGSGILRKSNMNVFVFSKFAQLQASQVVIEAQGLESLIAASADEGEENLESFAGLSAIMLDVQLRPVTFFQGYSDLMSKMFSATGDPINVVKGLILLMDFSQAIQLQSGLICSTEFQGGITVDVSGGMEFSLWYRESKTKVKNRGAVAIVGNIAVDAMFVKAGMETTSEIEATLDFITTVKFSQYPFLVCMQMDKTESPFRQYLTKYESLPSGKPYISRKGKVSLLAGSEYPLHQENSHTCREVFSDQSDSSESWF; this comes from the exons ATGATTTCCAATATGATCATTTGTAGCTTATACAAGCCAGGCATGGTTCTTCTTACTGTGCTTTTCCCATGCATCATTTCCACATACTCGGCATCAGTCAAAG GCCACAATACTGGTCCACGAATAAACAACgacaaattatataaatttgcCTATTCTACCCAAGTTCTTATTGACAGAGTGAAAAGTTTACCTCAGGAGAGTGTGGGCTATCGAATTTCATCTGAAGTGGATGTCAACCTAGTATGGAGAAACCCCAATAATGATGATGATCAGTTGATCAAAATTGCG ATTACAGATGTAACAATTGAAAATGTGAATGAGCGTCCTATAACAAAAGACATTTTTCGGCAAAAAAACTCAGATAAACTATTTGAAGAAGAGCacctggctgctttaaaaaggCCTGTATTTCTGCACTGGATTCGTGGAAAG ATTAAAAATTTCTACTGCTATGAAGATGAACCTCCTGTTATCAAAAATCTCAAGAGAGGCCTGGCTAGTTTGTTTCAAATACAGCTGAATTCTGGTGCTGCCAGTGAG ATTGATATCTGTGGAAAATGCAATGTTACTTACCAGGCTCACCAGAATCAGATCACTAAAATTAAAGCCTTGAACTCTTGCAAGTTAGAACGGCCAAGTGTAACCAGCTACGATCAG CTCTTTGAGGTGAAGAAAAAATCCACTTCAGCTTTAATTTATATACTGGAGGATACCTTCATTAAATCTGTGCGGGCTGaagaaaatcatatttttaatttgaaatctCTGCAACATATTGATGCAAAAGTAGTTTCAAA GCAGAAACTGGAACTGAAGTCAACTGAAGCTGGCCCGAGAATGAAGGCCGGGAAGCAAGCTGCCAGCATTATCAAGGCTCTGGATTCAAATTATGTTGCAATTTCATTGGTGGCAGATCCTGTCTCCCATGAATGCAAAAGCTGTCCCTCA CTCTTTCAGCAGTGGATCGCCATCCGAAAAAAGCTTGAACCAGAGAATCTTTCAAAAGCTGATGCTGCAAAAGGATTTTTGGCTTTTATTAAGAACCTGAAGAaagcaacaaaagaagaaatCTTTCAGCTActgagaaatgaaaataatacagaaatccT TCCTCAGCTAGTTGATGCTGTGGCCTCCACACACACCTCAGCCTCTCTGGAAGCGATGCTGGATTTTCTGGATTTCAAGAACAAGACCGGATCTCTGCTTCAGGAACGGTTCCTCTATGCATCTGGTTTTGCTTCTCACCCCAACGAGTTATTACTCAGATCTTTAATT AATACATACAGGAGCCCAATTGGTAATGGTGAAATCAGAGAAATGGTTATTATTATTGCTGGAGCGCTCATCAGAAAGCTGTGCAACGTGGGAGGCTGCAAACTGCCC GCTGTTGTGGAAGCCAAGAAACTGATATTCCAAGGCCTGAACAGGGCAAATAAAGCTGATGATGTGAAGATGTTCCTTTTGGCACTGAAGAATGCCCTTTTGCCAGAAGCTGTTCCTATGCTGTTGAAATATGCTGAGTCAGGAGAAGGACCTATCAGCAACATTGCTGTTACTGCTCTACAGAGATATGATCATTCATCCATCACTACCGAG GTGAAGAAAACCATGAACAGGATTTATCACCAGAATTATAAGGTTCATGAGAAGACTGTACGAACCACAGCTGCTGCTATTATCTTCAGCAGCAATCCTTCCTTCATGGAAGTTAAAAACCTCCTTCTCTCCATTGGAGAACTGCCACTGGAAATGAATAAGTACATGCTTTCACTAGTCCAGGACATTCTACGTTTCGAAATGCCTGCCAG CAAAACGATCCGTAAAGTTCTGAAGGACGTGTTGATTCATAATTATGACCGATTTTCAAAAATGGGTTCTTCTTCTGCCTTCTCTGGTTACCTAACAC GTGGCCGAGATTTATCATCTACATACAGCCTTGATATACTGTACTCTGGCTCGGGCATTTtaagaaaaagcaacatgaaTGTCTTTGTTTTCAGTAAATTTGCTCAACTTCAAGCCAGCCAG GTGGTAATTGAAGCTCAAGGCCTGGAATCCCTTATAGCTGCATCTGCAGATGAGGGCGAAGAAAATCTTGAATCCTTTGCTGGCTTGTCAGCAATCATGCTTGATGTTCAGCTCCGGCCAGTTACCTTTTTCCAAGGATATAGCGATTTGATGTCTAAAATGTTCTCAGCCACTGGAGATCCCATAAATGTAGTTAAAGGGCTCATCCTTCTGATGGATTTCTCACAG GCTATCCAGCTGCAATCTGGGCTGATCTGTAGCACTGAATTCCAGGGAGGTATAACTGTTGATGTATCAGGAGGAATGGAATTCAGCCTTTGGTACAGAGAATccaaaacaaaagttaaaaatCG GGGAGCTGTAGCTATAGTTGGTAACATTGCTGTGGATGCTATGTTTGTGAAGGCTGGcatggaaaccacttctgaaattgaaGCAACATTGGATTTCATCACCACAGTGAAATTTTCACAATACCCGTTTTTAGTCTGCATGCAGATGGACAAAACGGAAAGTCCATTTAG gCAATACCTAACGAAATATGAAAGTCTTCCTTCTGGAAAACCGTATATCTCTCGGAAAGGAAAAGTGAGCTTGCTGGCAGGTTCTGAATATCCCCTTCACCAAGAAAACTCCCACACGTGCAGGGAAGTTTTCAGCGACCAATCTGATTCCTCTGAAAGTTGGTTTTGA